A DNA window from Centroberyx gerrardi isolate f3 chromosome 5, fCenGer3.hap1.cur.20231027, whole genome shotgun sequence contains the following coding sequences:
- the dnajc16l gene encoding dnaJ homolog subfamily C member 16, translating into MTVRGFCRQPRISPVLLTVVLLIVGEQLVETSSEYDPYKVMGVSRSASQAEIKKAYKHLAKEWHPDKNKDPGAEDMFIKITKSYEILSNEERRANFDRYGQMEDNQPFGQSQHHGFRSFHNSFYFDESFFHFPRSRDFADSKYLLHHAQYNSDVLPDSHRRPYLIKVTSEWCFACIHIEPVWRETVQELEPLGVGIGIVDLGYERRLASQLGAHRAPSIIGLVNGRVTFFHQAVVREHLRQFIEDLLPHRLVEKITDNNYLAFLSGWHVENKPSVLLFDQVPVVPLLYKLTAFAFRDYVRFGYVDQGETYNTRLLRQFNINTYAPTMLLFKENTEKPADIIQARGMKRQIMDEFVSNNKFLQVPRLVNQQLFDELCPVKQFHRRRKYCVLLITGEDQAFVPGNKAFLDFASANSKDVLRFAYVYQRQQLPLCQVLLHNQAALSPQVVILERRSQAGKVLYRSVTGGWNGSEEDKHRLHEQLELLQKDPAYLSSDTTLPELNNEMAPMFLIQWMNAAYDYILQIYDDLLYSNWREMMPILSLIFSALFILFGTVIIQAFSESGEDKPQKPKPKEPPTTEDDASSRSSTSSRPPKKDFVEVTELTDITYTSNLVKLRPGHINVVLVLTDASKNALLRKFAKEVFSFSGTQTLHFSFLNADKHRHWMPSLLASTPDAAQSLGHSDDDEESSDYTGHVLALNGHKKYFCLFRPVFTGDDPSDASFSSETSFSSASRRKSRSRSRSQSRSRSHSREDGAGPKRGSTRATSLEVHHKLDRLGLWMERLMEGTLPRLRVPTWPCLDAATNNTSTES; encoded by the exons ATGACGGTTAGGGGATTCTGCCGACAGCCTCGGATATCTCCAGTTTTGCTCACCGTTGTTCTGCTAATTGTGGGTGAGCAGTTGGTGGAAACGTCATCTGAATATGATCCCTATAAAGTAATGGGTGTCAGCAGGAGTGCCAGTCAAGCAGAAATCAAAAAGGCATACAAGCATCTTGCCAAAGAATG GCATCCAGATAAGAACAAGGACCCTGGAGCTGAGGACATGTTCATCAAGATTACAAAGTCATATGAG atTCTGTCCAATGAGGAGCGAAGGGCCAACTTTGACCGCTATGGCCAGATGGAGGACAACCAGCCCTTCGGCCAGTCACAGCACCACGGCTTCCGCAGCTTCCACAACAGCTTCTACTTTGACGAGTCTTTCTTCCACTTCCCCAG gtccagGGACTTTGCAGACAGCAAGTACCTGCTGCACCATGCGcagtacaacagtgatgtgcTGCCGGACAGCCACAGGAGGCCATATCTAATCAAGGTGACCTCTGAGTGGTGCTTTGCATGCATCCACATCGAGCCTGTGTGGAGGGAGACGGTGCAGGAGCTGGAGCCGCTGG GCGTTGGCATTGGTATAGTGGACCTGGGCTATGAACGTCGACTGGCCAGCCAGCTGGGAGCCCACCGCGCTCCCTCCATCATTGGGCTTGTGAACGGCAGGGTGACCTTCTTCCACCAGGCTGTGGTACGGGAGCACCTGCGACAGTTCATTGAAGACCTGCTGCCCCACAGGCTGGTGGAAAAG ATCACAGATAACAACTACCTGGCTTTTCTGAGTGGCTGGCATGTGGAGAATAAGCCCAGCGTTCTCTTGTTTGACCAAGTTCCTGTGGTTCCCCTGCTCTACAAG TTGACAGCATTCGCCTTCAGGGACTACGTGCGTTTCGGCTACGTGGACCAGGGCGAGACGTACAACACCCGGCTACTGCGCCAGTTCAACATCAACACATACGCCCCCACCATGCTGCTGTTCAAGGAGAACACAGAAAAGCCTGCTGACATCATCCAG gCCAGAGGGATGAAGCGACAGATCATGGATGAGTTTGTCTCCAACAACAAGTTCCTGCAGGTGCCGCGGCTGGTCAACCAGCAGCTGTTTGATGAGCTGTGTCCTGTCAAGCAGTTCCACCGACGAAGGAA GTACTGTGTGCTGCTGATCACAGGCGAGGACCAAGCCTTTGTTCCAGGCAACAAGGCCTTCCTGGACTTCGCCTCAGCCAACTCCAAAGATGTGCTCCGTTTCGCCTACGTCTACCAGCGCCAGCAGCTGCCCCTCTGTCAGGTGCTGCTCCACAACCAGGCTGCACTCTCACCTCAG GTGGTGATTCTGGAGAGGCGAAGCCAGGCTGGCAAGGTCCTGTACCGCTCCGTGACTGGCGGCTGGAACGGCAGCGAAGAGGACAAGCACCGCCTCCACGAACAGCTGGAGCTCCTTCAGAAAGACCCTGCCTACCTGAGCTCAGACACCACCCTGCCAGAGCTCAACAATGAGATGGCCCcc ATGTTTCTCATTCAGTGGATGAATGCTGCTTATGATTACATCCTTCAAATATATGACGACCTTCTGTACTCAAACTG GCGGGAGATGATGCCCATCCTGTCACTGATCTTCTCggctctcttcatcctcttcggCACTGTCATCATCCAGGCCTTCAG TGAGTCAGGTGAGGACAAGCCCCAGAAGCCAAAACCAAAGGAGCCACCAACAACTGAGGACGATGCTTCTAGTAGATCCAGCACTTCAAG CCGTCCTCCCAAGAAGGACTTTGTGGAGGTGACGGAGCTGACGGACATCACCTACACCAGTAACCTGGTCAAGCTGAGGCCTGGACACATCAATGTTGTGCTGGTGCTCACCGACGCCTCCAAGAATGCCTTGCTCAGGAAATTTGCCAAGgaggttttctctttctctgg GACTCAGACCCTTCACTTCTCCTTCCTCAATGCCGATAAGCACCGCCACTGGATGCCCTCCCTCCTGGCCTCGACCCCCGACGCTGCACAGAGCCTGGGCCACTCGGATGACGACGAGGAGTCCTCAGACTACACCGGCCACGTCCTGGCCCTCAACGGCCACAAGAAATACTTTTGCCTCTTCAGACCCGTCTTCACTGGGGACGATCCCAGCGACGCCTCATTCTCCTCTGAGACCTCGTTCTCCTCCGCCAGCAGGAGAAAGTCGCGCTCCAGGTCCAGGTCCCAGTCTCGATCCCGGTCCCATTCCAGGGAGGACGGGGCCGGCC